Below is a genomic region from Amphiura filiformis chromosome 19, Afil_fr2py, whole genome shotgun sequence.
caaataatgacttaggcaattatcgtagcaggatGACTTAGTGCAACGTGAATTACTGACAGCTCTATTGAATAATGTATGTCtctttaaattttatttctttaaattgcgttaacttttgtttttaataatttgtcataaaatttgtattttatcgcgattttttttaatctaaattatttgatattagaaagacatttgtcgtattcataatgcaatttttggtgtgtctgatgtgctcccaggccccacaaaaaatattatgcaaaggtgggtgacgaTGACGTGACCGTCcccttaagtgttgacaaattaaatattttgccaacattcttacaataatatttttacaacatttaaaaaatgtttttagcgtggttttttttttcattcaaaacgttttagaaacattttaatgacattattaAACCATTTGGACCTTATAACAAAAGGTTGCTGGGAATCTGTCAAGTCCTAATACCTTCGCTAACCAACACAAACAATTCGCTATGAATACTGGGATACTGTTACAGGTACTTAGTACTTCCGGTTTGTTACCTGGGTGAACCGGGACGCTAGTCACCGTGAGGTCATTCGTGATCCCATACTGTCAAATGCTGTGTAATAATTTGGAACCACATATAGACCTACTGGTACCTGCTTCATGAGCTGCCGATTTTACTTTAGTTCAGGGTTTGTGAAATATTTATTCCCTGAATCGAATTCATCATGTCATCTTTAGCAAACCAACCAAAATGTAGCAGAAGCGGAAAACATGAGACATCAATAGACGCACCGGTACAACATACCAAAGATAAAACTGAAAGTGAATTAGATGGTGCTGGTGTTATCAATGGGAACGCTAATGGAGTCGAAGATAGGTCTTCCATTTCTGGATCGCGACAGTCTCTTCGTTCAAGAGGAGGAGATGCAGTTTCTGGTTCGCGACAGTCACTACGTTCAGGCGATGGTTCAATTTCTGGTTCGCGACAATCCCTTCGATCAGGAGGTGACACAGTGTCTGGTTCGCGGCAGTCCCTTCGATCAGGAGGTGGCACAGTGTCTGGTTCGCGACAGTCTCTGCGTTCAGAAGGTGGTGAAACTAAACAAAGTCCAAATGATATCGTCAAAGCTAATGACGAAGATGCCTTATCCAGAACGGACACATTGGGGTCTTCCTCACCTGATGGCCCTGAATCTCACAGAAGCAGCAGTCGAGCGTCTTCTGCAAGATCACAACATCGTCCTAAGACCAGTTCCAGAGCACGTGGTGCCAGACAATCAGCTGGAAGATCCACCGGGACTCTGTCCCCAGATCGTAACAGTTTGACCAGCAGACAATCCTACGACAATGACGACTTTGAAGTCGCTTCCCTAACAGATGCCCATGACTTCTCACAATATGTTGATGTTGTTAGGCAGGAGTCCTCACGGTTGTCCATGCGTGAAGAGGATTTGGACCCGGGACCTCTCGATGTCTCCTTGCTTCATAGTGTATTAGCAGATCTATCTCTCAGTCTAAAAGATTCTGAAGCTAGGAGTTTGAGAATCTATGAAGAAATAGAAGAAGTTAGAGAGGCCACTATTGAGCTGAAGAAGACCATTGTGATTAGGATGGGCGAGACAGATGAGGAGGAGGACGCAGAGGACAAAAAGAAAGATGGTAAGTATTAGTATGTGTATTGCACAGGGTATGTCACAAAAGTGGCTTATATAGCAAGATGCCCACTGTAGGACATcttgtcaccccccccccctcccgttcTGGCCGCTTTGATTTcatgccttttgcccatttttgacTTTTTCCCGGTCAAATTCGCACTTGAAAGTCGCCCACTTCCTcttgaaataccgtaaaaccacgtctacaagcatatagagtgcttctgatgaaagctacattaatccaggcgccattatggagtttgagcaaataaattacggattcaagcatatacaaacaagtattattttaagaccaatctattgtattggtatatttacgcttgctttgaattaatttagctttcataaaaaacaccatatatgcttgtagacggggttttacggtatcctggctacgccactacgTATATTATATATAGTGGGGGTATGCAGCAAAAagggtgtatccttcgtgtaagagaataccaaacaaatcccaactctaaccctaaccctaactctaatcctatttctatttcgtgctctcttacactaaggaaaGGAAAACCACAAAAGGTGCTGTATTtaaccaatgtcaaattccaagaCATTGCGTGTGTAATTCTTAAACACAAACCATCAACTtcttaaatttgtttaaaacctGAACATCGATGTCAAATTTTCAAGACATCATGTTTTTAATTCCAAAACGCAAGCCATCAActtcttaaacatgtttaaaacctaAACACCAGTGTCAAATTCCAATGTGTTTAATTTTAAAACTtcataaacatgtttagcattaaAAGGTGCTTGCAAATCTGGCGTTTAAAGTCAAATGTTTGGCCCATCAGTTTCTAGTGATGGACGGACGAGACTGTCGCCTCATGCACAATAAGTATCACTTTTTTCACgttttatcaaaacgtttttttataatatttaactgtcgggttatataaaggtcatgcaatcattattaaaacgttttatatgaacaaaaacaacaatatatcaaaatgttgcccaaatgttattgtaaatattgttggctaattctttttaaaatatttataccttttatataatctGACGACATTTACACGTTtcttgtaaaacgttttgtatgtgcAAGGGagtatttttcaaaattgatcaATCCTGGTCATTTCAGGAGTTCCAATAATGTTGTTGCATTTGAAAGAGACGGTAttttcaataaacataaaaacTGACGGGTATACCAATCATTTgatataataagaataataattagCAACTCCTACAATTCCCAAAACAAATCAGATACGGGAAAACAGTTTTAATCTGCATGATTttgaaatacataggcctacttttacataTTGTGCTTTTGCCAACATGTTTCACGTCACATCGGCGAAAGTTAAATCATAGGTaccccggcaaacacaaaacgttttggacaccatccgcaaaaggttagaaaaggttgccagaaaacgtttaatgtcgggttatatacaaaaaaatgtaaatggtataaaacctttcatccgacatttaatgttattaaaacgtttttatctaaaccaaaactcaaaatataatctgtttaaaacgttttgaaaacatttttgtgtttgctggacacTGTGTTTGATTTTTGGGAAAACAATTTGATTACACCACGTTTGGGTTTGTTAAAATAAACGGATGAATAGAATAGCATTGATGTCATGTGATAATTCATCAGCAATTCTTGTTTATGTCATCACTCCGTCTGTTTACATTTCTTGTATCTGGTTCCATTGCAGTGCCTATTGTTACGGAAGGTTCAAATAAATAATCATGGGCGATTTGTGTAATTATTGAGTGTTGGATTGCAGTTTTAACTGACCTGATACTCCACTTCCAAAACAAAAGAGTTCATCATTATTTTCACACAAGTTTTCACAGCGGAGATTCTATTTTACTCGTGATTATAGGACTGCAATGTGTGAGAAAAAGTTTtaggttaaggggtggggtatgaacgtttggacagtatttattgtgggacattagagcgcatcagacatatcgaattgcattctgaatacgaagaatgtccttctgatatcaaataattttgatttttttgaaattcgcaatgtaatacacattttatggcaaatgattaaaaattgatatttttgatatttaacagtagtacTCGAAGtagtttataaatctgatgatttatacttaaagtgtatgtaggtgggacgatcaattgaaaattttgacctttcgtattgaaaatatggatttttttcccaaaacaccaaaaaaaattaggtcttttggggaaaaaaatccatatcttcaatatgaaaggtcaaaattttcaattgatcgtcggcttttcctcccagctacatacactttaagaacactgtataaacagtgtttagaaagtggtggcaagaatgtgtttagaaacgttatgtttagaatatggatgtcagatgtttagaaattaaacaccatcactgaccaatgttgagaaatttgacacatgatgcttaacttttaaacatgtttacaaagtggtggcaaaattgtgtttagaaaagtgtttaatcgctaaacactgtttttacagtgaacatgtcattagatttatgaaatttacttcgaggcctgttatatatcaaaaatgtggaaaatatcaaattttaataatttgttataaaatttgtattatatcgtgaatttcaaaaatgaaaattatttgatatcagaaagacattcttcgtattcagaatgcaattcgatatgtctgatgtgctctcatgtcccacaaaaatactgtcgaaacgcttaaaacgctcattccagatccctataCAGAGCAAATTCTTTCGTTATGAGACCTTATAAGCagtcaagaaccacaagacataTCGAAATATATTGGCTTCCCCGACCCTTAAAACGTTGTGCATTATTgttggattatttttcgacggggGTGTGCGGCTCGAGCTTCCGAACCCTTAGGCCCCTACCCATTTCCAAAGGTAATTTAAccgaaaatagggacccatatctaaggatattccgaaaatagggacccatatctaaggacctgagcttgaaaatagtaataGTAACATGTTTTTCACATATTGCACGGAAAAATTAAAAGGGAGACCCTAGTAAGGATTTTTCAATCAAAACATAGACCCATGCATGTCTAAGGATTGTTCTTGGAAAACCAACCCATTGGAGCGGCACGTCCgtatacaatataggcctacctttatgcGAGtatcccccccaccccccaccccggCATGTAGGTTGTTTGATCACGAAAAGTCTGGGCGAAGTCATATCATTGGTCCAATTACAATCGCTCATCACTGACGACTGTGAAGTATAAATTAAGCTTTCAAAACAAATCCGTATCTATGAGCATAAGTCAGtatttggctatttcagttgaaatccatatacccttataaacatgataaatggaagACGTGTTAATTTTCCACAcagtacagggagtgtgaatttcaaatgggtgactccatttgaaatctacaccctctgtgtgggagattaaagtcatgtcgtccatagggggtgtatggattttaactggaacagcccaatttaaGTTTGTTCtgccacagatcctggaattccaggatctgtggttctGCTAATGCGATGTCCAAACATGATCTTACACTATCTACAAATATAACATAATTGTTGTTGAATAAACGTACCTGGGAACAATGATTTGATTCGTTCGTTGGCTCAATGATCAACATAATCAAATTAATGCATTTCGTTTGAGGAAAAACAGGCAGTGATTTATACTTCGACGAcatgtataccctttatattgtTGTTCACCAATATAGTTGACGCGATCGGTACAACGTTCACCTTTGTAAGTACtttatgcaaaacattttattcattttatatttgagacataattatttttcataaagaaatcaaatcatgcataaatttaaatgaaacttttaaaagtttaaaaacgtCGTCTATCCATACCTTTATTGCAAGAAAggacgtcattttaaagaaaacgcaCATTTTCTGCAAGAAAGGATgtcgttttgaagaaaaaagcaCATTTGAATTCGCTTTTCCGAAAATGTATATAATGTGATATAATTATGCACAATAGCGGACCCCCGGGAGCGAACTTCATTTGCCATAGATATTTTTGGTTCTTTATTGAgtaaaggtataggcctatatatgattgAATTTGACAGGTTTTTGGCGTCCCGTTACCATGGTTTGATATTTACATTATTGATAGTATGTGTACATTATAGATTACCCTGAACAGGATCCGTGTTAATGGTCACAATGACAGTATAGGGCATATACAGGGTATCCCAAAAAGAGCGGACCCGAAAAAATCTATAATTATTAATTAGGCCTATCTAATAAAAAGGTATTTTATACAAAGATCTGTTGTTGATCTTTCAACATCTTTTAACTATTTTTTAGCTTTTAACTTCAAACGTAAACTTTGTTACAAGATTTGTTGCAACTTGGAACCATAATATTTAATTTGTATGATGACACActctttttatactttttactTGGTACAGGATGCGAGAAAGAAGCAAGTCGTGCATTGGCGACAGCCAGAGCCGCAAAGGCCGCATTAGCGGATCTAGCATTGGAAGTAGCAGAAGCAAGTAAAATGGCGGCTGAAGCGGAGAAAGCGGCGGCTGAAGCAGCGGCTCTCGCTGAAGAAGTTGCGAATCAAGTAAGAAACGCATTAACACATCATTCTGTAAACATAAATTCAAATATTCTGCAGTTGGACAGTTTTACAAAAGGACTGTTTTGTAATTTAGAAATTGATAAAAAGGTGGATTAGTTTTTTAAAGTAACTTTATGTTGTTCACGTCAAATACTGAATATTTTCAAAGAAGCACAACTGATTcgtaaaatgcagaaaaatggtTCCGCTTGCGCGCATTGAAACCTATATATTTCCTCAATGACTAAATGTTTGAACTGAAACGACCGATCAAAATGTTCGTTatgagcttgcgatttccaaaagtACGTATTCAAAATctcgtcacatgagagtgattttgaatgagCGCGGGCGTTTGAAACGGGCGTTTCGAAATCGCAAGCTATGTCTGTACATAAGTGGTGGCtgtgaaaagagccgttcactgaagactatcCCTTAAGTAAGTAATGCACTTTATCATGCCTTTGTCCatgatttttatgttttaaatctTGTCACAGGTCGAAAAAACAGATGAGAAATTAAAAGGCTACGAAGACACAGAAGAAGAACGAATACAGAAGACAAAAGGAGACGCCGTGGAAGCAGAGAGACAAAGGGAAGAGAACGACAGAAAGCAGACAGAAGAAGATAGCAGCAAAGAAGGTATGCCAGGTAATCCAGAACCTGGAAAGTTTACATTAATAGCTTTCAAACATTGTATTGCGATTGTCCCTACGGTGGGGGTGTACCAGTGTATGTGCGTGACTGTAGGAGTCTCAAGAAACTGGGGTGTGTAGGGTATAATATGGGGGTTGGGGTGTGGGCATTGTGAGGGGATTGCGGATGTTATGTTGGGAGTTTGGACTTCGAGGGATGTAGGGACAGTCGAAAATctaaatgcgaaatgcggttttgATAATATAAAGCCTCAATCAATTACttatatttattgtcaaatctaATCGGTGCacagtattataggcctatgggttaGATGTGAAAATTGACAATTATAGATTGATTTTCATAGGATATAATCGATTTCATAGAAAAAATCTGTTACAAAAATTATTGGGTCataatattttgcttgaaaaggtaattttttacttgaaattgaatatttctatagatttctcaaataaaaacgAAAAGCGATCAAAAAATAAATGCACGCCACCTACAGCATGTACGGGAAACAAAAACATGACACTGACTAAAgtacaaacaaatgaaatatgTGTTTCCAAAACccattttgtacaatatttccAGAAATTTCCGGAAAAAATACCGAGGGCCATAATTTCGGACCCGAACATACTACAGATGTGGAACAAAGGTtgaaatgtgtattttgtaactCTCTTTCATGATCTGCACATAACTACTAAATTTCGACAAAATGTGGATTTGAatcccttttggaaacaaactctgcCAATATACTTGAACACAAGCAGAGTGTTCTttatgttatttggatattttccATTTACTACACAGATGAATCGTCATTAGAAGACAAGAAAGATGAAGAAACTGAAAAAATAGTTGAGAGCGatgaagaaaataagaaagatgCAATAACAGAAAAGCAAAATGAGGAAAAACCGAAGAAAATCGAAACACCCGTGTCTACACCTAGAAAGGCGAAAGAAAGTCCACTCGATTGGCCGTATTTTCCGTGAGTCATTTATAGTTCTCCTTTTTTGCATGTGTTACTTGAAATTGGTCTAtgtttattaaaggagtattttgtaattttagcatcctctttttatggtttgTTTCAATATTTCCACGACAAAagactattcccaaaatttcagctgattccGATTTTTCGAAGTTACGTGTATTACGTTGGCTCATAGGCAACtgtgtaattttgtcaaaatcgttTTGCCAAGCCAATGAATATGCCAGAAATTTTGTGCACACGGCTAGTGCTAGATGTTTCCGATGGTATAAATTATCTCGAGTTTTTTTTCTATAAAAGTGTgggataaggctgtggatcacgaaatatccTTTAAACTGTCTAATTTTGTCTAAATCGAATTCTTTAATTGCATGTTATCGAATGCTGCCATATGCATAATGTCGAAACGTGCACCAAATTCTAAAATTTAAGAGGTAAAATATTTGGTTACGTGATTTTCCCGTTCATTTGAAAGAGTCAAAACTCCTCCACCATAAAGACCAGAGTGCCTCTTTGCTCCTGTCAGACTTCCCTGTCGCGCCGCGCCGCTGCGGCATGCGGTATCAGCCAATgataagccttgattgtgtccatttgtctgcaatgagcgtgcgtcacgccgctcagcggcaagcggctcCGTATAAAACCCGAATTACTCCTTTTACCCATATTTACAGATTAAACATAACTCAAGATGGTGAAGAATATGAAGATGACATCGGATGCATCCTTCGCTACAACATCGACAACTTCCCCATCTCACCCAAGTTCCAGTGTTCCCTTGTGACCGAACCAAGTGCTACACTACTCGGGGACAGCGAAGAGTTGGTCAGTGATGTACTGACTATTGAGCGTGTTGATGAGCAGGGAGGAGACAAACTTGAGACACCTATCGTGGTGGCTATTCCCTATACTAGTAATGCCAGAATGTTAGCGACGAGAGAGTATGTGGTTAAGTTTCTGAGTCAGGGAGAGGATCAGGAATGGAAGATTATTCCGACATTGAGTACAGAAGGGTCATACAAAGAATTGAAGGTAAGGTTGGGGATAGGTGACCAGTGGGTCAAAGGCATATTGGGATCTCAGGAATCGTCGAAGCTGGAAGGATTGCCACTTTTCCTTGAACATGATGGTTGATCTCACTATGGGCGCTGGTATAATCGGAGACTGAATTAAATAAGACCAGTTCGCGTATGACGTTCAACTCCACGAAacccgtgattggttagtagcgcgtaaaaggaaggttgattcatctggtgccttcattggagaaaaggaatgacGGTACCTTAACAtgacaaaaagcaacttttctatgtATTAATGGCACGGTGCCGGCCGTCAGGAAAGAATGTTTCCAGTTCTcgtactaagacctaacttttaagATGGTTTGTATGTATGAAGGTGCAAAACCAACCATAGTGCACGCTGTTTTGCCGATGCGTTCGGAAATTTCATCACGACAGATCGCAAACAAATCGTTTcttagtttgattgacagatgacgtcaaacACAAACTAGTCTGTTTAAGTCAGCCTCCGATTATAGTAAATGATTACACATCTGATAATTATTCAATGACGTGTGCAATGAACTCTCTAGCTGTTGACTTCAGGAATTGTAAGCCTGTGAACTGGTACTTACGTACTTATAATACAGGTATACAGGCGGTAAAACGATAGTTCGGTCCAAAGGTTTTGAAACTGCAGACTTTAAAATCCATGGTGTATAatcttttgttttataatttaattttgagaaagaaacttaataatatctggcaatactgaCCTAATGACCTTCTTTTGTAATAATTGCAAGAAGAGAACTTCCATTTTTATAACAGTTTATATAAAACGTTAATATAAGCTTTGGATTCCTATCTATTTCTACAGTCATCATTTGCTGAATGCCGAGTAACTCGTATCGGAACATATGCAGTTGTATCCAGACTAAGTCAAGATCGTCTTACTATTAGTAAGAAAGGCGGCGTGGTGAAGTCTTCAGCAGATAACAGAATAACAGTAACATATCCACCAAAGGCTTGTACACTCATTAGCGTAACACTCAGGGTGAGTATATGAATCGCGTGCTGCTTAAGTGCttgaaattacggtataattaTACGTTAGTCGTGTGTTGCGTTAGGctagtttttaatattttgcgtTTAATATAATAAATGTGCAGCCATTGTGTCCATAACTTCGGCACAATGTCCCCGACATATTACGCGTTACGTTTGATATAACGAAGTTTTGCTTCATACATATTCTAAAGTAATTTTTCTACCCTTTTGTTGAATTTTGTTGTTGAACATACCTCTTCTTTTCACTTCAATTTTATTCAGGTCCAACCGGCAGAATCAGTGGTCACCGAACTCAAAGAGCGAATGCGTCATTGCTCTGACCTCATAACCGCCAGTCCTATCATTCACATGACTCATTCAACAAAGAAACCATTTGAAAAACCCGTCACCTTAACCATACCTTGTCCACCCAATCCTAATAAGAGTAGCACCCCCGGTGCCGCCAATAGTAGTGGGGGTAGTGGCAGATCAGAAAAGACAAATACCCAGCAACCTTTGCGTCCAGAGGGGGCTGTTGTCATCCGGGCAACGAAGAGCAGTATATTTGGCGGCGATCCATCGAATGACTCCTTGCATGTGCTATTTAGGCAAGGAAATTCGGCAGTGTGGAATGAGTTGGATGGAGTGGAGATCAAACAAGTTAGAAAAGATGTGGTTGCTGTGGAGCTTGAACAACCGGTAGATAGGTAGGTTCATACGAACAAAGTAGACTGTGCCATTATCTGAAGGAGGGTCGAGAAAGCGTGCCTACTCAACTTAATACAGAATGTCCTAGTCCTGGTGATGGTGGTCCCTTGACAAAAAAAAAGCTACATGTTGGGATTTATAACGCTCGACTTGTCATTCAGCAAATAGATCTTATATCTCAATTAAGATGGAGCACAACACGATGAGGAGATCCGCAAAAAAAGCGGGACACGCAGAAGGAAGGCTGCTG
It encodes:
- the LOC140140949 gene encoding death domain-containing protein 1-like, translating into MSSLANQPKCSRSGKHETSIDAPVQHTKDKTESELDGAGVINGNANGVEDRSSISGSRQSLRSRGGDAVSGSRQSLRSGDGSISGSRQSLRSGGDTVSGSRQSLRSGGGTVSGSRQSLRSEGGETKQSPNDIVKANDEDALSRTDTLGSSSPDGPESHRSSSRASSARSQHRPKTSSRARGARQSAGRSTGTLSPDRNSLTSRQSYDNDDFEVASLTDAHDFSQYVDVVRQESSRLSMREEDLDPGPLDVSLLHSVLADLSLSLKDSEARSLRIYEEIEEVREATIELKKTIVIRMGETDEEEDAEDKKKDGCEKEASRALATARAAKAALADLALEVAEASKMAAEAEKAAAEAAALAEEVANQVEKTDEKLKGYEDTEEERIQKTKGDAVEAERQREENDRKQTEEDSSKEDESSLEDKKDEETEKIVESDEENKKDAITEKQNEEKPKKIETPVSTPRKAKESPLDWPYFPLNITQDGEEYEDDIGCILRYNIDNFPISPKFQCSLVTEPSATLLGDSEELVSDVLTIERVDEQGGDKLETPIVVAIPYTSNARMLATREYVVKFLSQGEDQEWKIIPTLSTEGSYKELKSSFAECRVTRIGTYAVVSRLSQDRLTISKKGGVVKSSADNRITVTYPPKACTLISVTLRVQPAESVVTELKERMRHCSDLITASPIIHMTHSTKKPFEKPVTLTIPCPPNPNKSSTPGAANSSGGSGRSEKTNTQQPLRPEGAVVIRATKSSIFGGDPSNDSLHVLFRQGNSAVWNELDGVEIKQVRKDVVAVELEQPVDRLVVLRMTAEPRYPIQNITNTFEKALQIKYANIILQHREDDPQQVAVLCVPSKQLEGALRRLGNDGYEAQADPSPEIPMTEGQEITLKFNGNIKIIGREEMKFTFYSHKRNLVEFSVTETNRFGNYSSSEYRGMAEFYGIPKITLQDMEDPEEVLLKEAEAKAAEKENKGDKKDEKKGKGQKGQDKDKNKDQSDKETSQGLLCKIPVTLPKAEPDPPLPPSRYRTTAIDIGGIVSNTNLKWLSSELGNEWESLATYLGIKRSRVQSIKRNNPSKQDQQILDMLITWRSQCPKSYNKEKKICSALTRCGRYDLAEELRYREEEFEEGNDD